The following coding sequences lie in one Bacillota bacterium genomic window:
- a CDS encoding FAD:protein FMN transferase, with amino-acid sequence MSSAGRAARAALGITLIISLGLSISSCAPGWGWTGSAGREVVRTTIALGTIISIRAYGPQAENAVDAAIDRVRELEALMSVSIPGSDVARINESAGVEPVVVSPETFEVLSRALAYAQLTGGKFDPTVEPLVEAWGIGTENTGVPSADEIRRRRQLVDYRRVLVDPASRVVFLDQKGMGIDLGGIAKGYAADEAVRVLKERGVSQAIVDLGGNVAAMGTRPGGKKWRVGIQDPRGQRMDKVAVVEVSETSVVTSGDYERYFTRDGVRYHHIIDPETGHPAWTGIMSATVVAPSSLDADALSTSIFLLGPEQGMSLAESVPGVECLIITESREILLSRGLAGRVDITDRGYSVRTR; translated from the coding sequence ATGTCATCAGCAGGTCGTGCGGCCCGTGCGGCCCTCGGGATCACTCTCATCATCTCCCTCGGCCTTTCAATATCCTCCTGCGCGCCGGGGTGGGGCTGGACAGGCTCTGCTGGTCGGGAGGTCGTCCGGACCACCATCGCATTGGGGACCATTATCAGTATCAGGGCCTACGGGCCGCAAGCGGAGAACGCAGTGGACGCGGCGATCGACCGCGTCCGGGAGTTAGAGGCACTCATGAGCGTCAGCATTCCTGGAAGTGATGTTGCCCGCATCAATGAGAGCGCTGGAGTCGAGCCGGTGGTGGTGAGCCCCGAGACCTTCGAGGTCCTCTCGCGAGCGCTCGCGTATGCGCAGCTGACCGGAGGTAAGTTCGATCCTACTGTGGAACCGCTCGTGGAAGCCTGGGGCATAGGCACAGAGAACACCGGGGTCCCGAGTGCAGACGAGATTCGACGCAGGCGGCAGTTGGTGGACTACCGTCGGGTCCTAGTGGACCCCGCGAGCCGTGTTGTCTTCCTCGACCAGAAAGGCATGGGGATCGACCTCGGGGGGATCGCGAAAGGCTACGCCGCGGACGAGGCCGTTCGCGTACTCAAGGAGCGCGGGGTAAGTCAGGCCATTGTGGATCTCGGAGGCAACGTGGCGGCCATGGGGACGCGCCCAGGCGGCAAGAAATGGCGTGTGGGAATCCAGGACCCTCGTGGCCAGAGAATGGACAAGGTGGCAGTGGTCGAGGTCTCGGAAACCTCCGTGGTGACGTCCGGAGACTACGAGAGATACTTCACGCGCGACGGCGTCAGGTACCATCACATCATAGACCCCGAAACCGGCCACCCGGCGTGGACGGGGATCATGAGCGCAACGGTTGTGGCGCCGAGCTCTCTGGACGCTGACGCCCTGTCCACCAGCATCTTCCTCCTCGGCCCCGAGCAGGGCATGAGTCTGGCAGAATCGGTTCCGGGGGTCGAGTGCCTCATAATAACGGAGTCGCGCGAGATACTCCTCTCGCGCGGACTTGCCGGTCGGGTCGACATCACCGACAGAGGCTATTCGGTTCGCACTCGGTAG